From a single Vicinamibacteria bacterium genomic region:
- a CDS encoding cyclic nucleotide-binding domain-containing protein has protein sequence MIKEDFGELDDIGFLREAELFRDMPESVIRTILSQAETQLFGADDVVVHKGDAGDSLFVVKSGVVEVSTPAGEGPPLAYLGRGDCFGELALLTGSDRSNDIRVPQQAELLVIDRALFQDLMSNHAGFGGQLAIILAHRLVGLLEDLPERGHKRELQGDLRYFDLTTVVQTLITSAQTGVMTFTSDNETAAELHFQGGNIYRARFAHRRGDEAVHNLFQDQPQGEFRFESHEADEVNEGPDPGITVPAMALMMESVRLQDELKMLLEDLPTEGTRLQRNRDTLEWTGDEGQADARQLWGCLHQPVTLADLFARSHACRYHAARVLTRMLQTEQIRPSVA, from the coding sequence TTTCCTGCGCGAAGCGGAGCTGTTCCGCGATATGCCCGAGTCCGTGATCCGCACGATTCTCAGCCAAGCGGAAACTCAGCTGTTCGGTGCGGATGACGTCGTCGTCCACAAGGGCGACGCGGGTGACAGTCTCTTCGTCGTAAAATCCGGAGTCGTCGAAGTGTCGACTCCAGCGGGCGAAGGTCCTCCGCTCGCGTATCTCGGCCGCGGCGATTGCTTCGGCGAGCTGGCGCTGCTGACGGGATCCGATCGGAGCAACGATATCCGGGTCCCCCAGCAAGCCGAGCTGCTCGTCATCGATAGGGCGCTGTTTCAAGACCTGATGTCCAATCACGCCGGTTTCGGCGGGCAGCTCGCCATCATCCTGGCTCACCGTCTGGTCGGGCTCCTCGAAGATCTCCCCGAACGCGGACACAAGCGTGAGCTGCAAGGAGATTTGAGGTATTTCGATCTGACGACGGTGGTGCAGACCTTGATCACGTCGGCACAGACGGGGGTCATGACGTTCACGAGCGACAACGAGACCGCGGCCGAGCTTCATTTTCAGGGCGGCAACATCTACCGCGCCCGTTTCGCCCACCGGCGCGGCGACGAGGCGGTTCACAACCTTTTTCAAGACCAACCGCAAGGTGAGTTCCGTTTCGAAAGCCACGAGGCGGACGAGGTCAACGAGGGGCCCGATCCCGGGATCACCGTTCCCGCCATGGCTCTGATGATGGAGTCGGTACGTCTGCAGGACGAGCTCAAGATGCTTCTCGAGGACCTCCCGACCGAGGGCACGCGCCTGCAGCGCAACCGCGATACGCTCGAATGGACGGGCGACGAGGGGCAAGCCGACGCGCGGCAGCTCTGGGGTTGTCTGCATCAGCCGGTCACCCTGGCGGACCTCTTCGCCCGATCCCACGCATGCCGTTACCACGCGGCCCGCGTGTTGACGCGGATGCTACAAACCGAGCAAATCCGGCCGAGCGTGGCCTGA